Below is a genomic region from Culicoides brevitarsis isolate CSIRO-B50_1 chromosome 2, AGI_CSIRO_Cbre_v1, whole genome shotgun sequence.
AATTAACTCTCGATCAACAAACCGATCCTATCTCGTTTATTTCATTAAGTTTCTTGATGGTTAACAAGATCGCAGAATAATTCTTCAACTTCGAGATTTGTCGTCGTGCAAGTTTTCAAGGGTATTCAGGgcaaattagcaaaaaaattgtttattgaaGTACAAACTCTAAGCTTAGCGTCACttcaaattcaagtttttgttttgttttgcttagctttgaaatgtaaacaaaaacaaatcaaaacccagaaaaatccaaaacttGTTTCGAGAAATCGGAAATCTACTTGACTGATTGCAAACGTAAAAAAAGACGTAAAGTTGCATTTTGCGAGTCACGACTTCCTGCGAAgcacaataataattacattGAGAAGATTTATGAAGACTTTGCTTATCTGAGGTTGTTTCATCGAATCGATGTGTGTTTTAAGGAACACATAAGTTCAAGCTCGAAGCACATTTCTGTGGAAAATTCTTGATATCTTGACGTTAGACGATGATAATTGTTGCTTGAggcaataaaacttttattattatgggaAGTTCAATTGATGTTAATTAGAAAAGTACGTGATTTTTGTATCCGcgacaatttttcatgtttctcgGGGGTTTACAGAGCAattcaattgttttaattgattaCCATTGACGTCAATGTGAtcgatttttatgacatttcttggaatattttaatcgttttgtagggtttttcttcaaagaatgacaaaaattcgttgaaaatttttttttttctcttttaagtgaaattttgccttaaaaattttttttttaattttcttcaaattttatttttttaccataactaaaaatataagtCAAAtccaaatgttcaaaaatttatgctttGCGTGACTCTTCAACCAATCTCTGATCTCGtaagaatctaaaaaaatattcatgacaaagcaacattttcataaaaccaaaataagaaagaaaacaattgaattttcataaaaaatatgaattaataatGTGAAATATGCCAATTATTACATCATTAACTTTAATGcaacatcaaaatttttccataattcgCAAAATCATTGCACATGCAGTACATAGCAATTTgcattttcttcataatttaacttcaaaatgaatataattagcacaataaaaaagtaatcagTCATTCTTCGTGGTTAGAGCTTAAACTCGGTCAAacgtttcattaaaataattgacatGCAAACTTTTTCTCatcatttcaaagaaataataaaagacattaatttctattatttaaaaaaaaaaatatttatttttatttaattaaaatttatttaactttttttattttatttaaaatatttttttttaattaataaaaaattattttttttttctttaaattttatgaaaatttaaatttatataatttatttttaaattaataaataaattttaattttgtttaaattattcaaacaaaagatatttttttaaattaattttttccaattttaaaaaaattaaaataatttttttgaatttaattaaaattttaatttaatttttttgaatttaataaaatttgtatctaaataaataatttgaaatttaatttgaaattttttttttaatatttttaaattaaaaaaaaaattaaatattttcagtttaatttttttatttattaattttaaaaaaattaaataaaatattaattattttttttataaattaattttttttaaatatttcagatATGACAATTTAGACATCGACACAATATTGGCGAGCAATCGTTTGGTCACTAACTACGTTGATTGCCTCCTCAACAAAAAACCTTGTCCTCCGGAAGGAAAAGACTTAAAAAGTGAGTATTCTCGTATctttatttgtatattttttgtaggtggtttctattgaaaatattttgttttttacatttttgcaacaaattcGTTGCTTcctgaattaaatttcaatatttttataagaaggTCGTTTATCGATGATGATCACGATCATTGACACCTTTCTTGCTACTTCATCGAATTCACAAAGGAATTtacagtttaatttatttttatttgcaaaaaaagacaagaatTTGACACACATTGAtcgaaagaacgaaaaaatgtaaacaaaaccaaaaatgaaaaaattaacagttttttatgcggattttaacaaaacaacGAACAGTCAATGAAATGTCCCCAATTTACGCTAAACGACAAGTGAACGAAAGTGTTTGTTTTAGAAAATCATGACGACACAAAAACGAGACGACGACGCGACAttgcgaaatatttttgttagaaacgtagtcaaaacaaattcaaaaaactattttttacatatttatcgAGTGATTAACAATAAGAAGATGACATAAAAgagaaatgtgaaattttggcGCCATGAAGAAGAGTTATGAAgatgtgcaaaaatttaaaaataaaattacgaagGAGTGTCTCATCgacattttttatcacaagATGGTATTTACGaaaataactttcaaaaaagtattttttttgtttgcttgcacaaaaatggataaatttgtgaaatattgATGTTGTAAATCGTTTAAACGGTCATTAAACTGATCACGAAGAAACTGAGAGATGATCTCGATGATTTCTGGTTCAAGGTTGTGAATGCGATTCAGATGCATTTCACatcgtacagaaaaaaatgattaatttggatctttttttttgacacaataacaaacatttttgaagaaataatattttaaggtGCAAATATTGTgacattttgtttgaaaaatgtgaaaaaattgaaattttgaaatatttttgacagatgtcattttgaaaaattgttcgtttttttcaaatttattaatttttttaaaaaattttaatttaaaagttcatatggagtattcaaaaaaatcataaaatttgacagacgtcaatttaaaaaaaattccgttaaaacaaaaaaatttgaaaaaaaattaaattttgaaatatttttgacagatgtcattttgaaatatttttcgttttttttcatatttattaatttttgaattttttgtaacaaaatcattaaaatttttcaaaaaaaaaacttcaaaaaagtataaaatattcaaaaaaacacgaaatttgacagacgtcaatttaaaaaatttccgttaaaacaaaaaaattcaaattttgcttttttcttctaaaaaaaaacttctcatgagagtaaattttattcaaaaatcacaaaactactaaatttttttttatttttgtgacaaaaaaaacaaacaatgaaCAATGAATGACATTAACTCTTTTGAATGACAAAACTGCGCGATAATCATCTTCTACTTTACTTCTTTTGACTGTTGTTGTCATTCGTCGTGAACATTCGCAAtagaaaacattaattaaatttctgtcttgggcaaagaaataaaaaaaaaacttaattagtGGGTCATTTTGGACTTTGGTCaagtttgaataataaatgttcATTGAACCAAGTAATGCACTAATTGCTCACTTGCAGGTAGTTTCTGTTAAAATCAAGTAggtcacaaaaatttcaagtaatttttttttttgatcgaacaaaaaatgatcaaaatccTTGCATCTAttcgcttaaaaattttgcataattaatccacaaaaaacaaaaatcaagatGCTGCTCTCAGAAAAGATCTCTATTAAAATAAAGCggtttttatgtttataattttcaatgtcAAGCGATCGATGCAACAACAactctttttttgtaaactttatTGCGACATTCAGGCGCCGCCGTTgtctattttaaaacttatctAACACaaaatctcgtttttttttgcaggaatCTTGCCAGAAGCATTGCGAACAAAGTGTGGGCGTTGTTCGAACATTCAGAAGGAAAATGCGCTCAAAGTGATCCGGAATCTGTATGAACGTTATCCGAATCATTACAATGCCTTGCGTGACAAATGGGACAAAACCGGCGAATATCATCGCAGATTCCTCGCGTATTTGGATGAAGAGAATTTCAATCAGATCGGCGGGCATGACAGTTTCGACAGAGATCAAACGCAGATCAATAGTGTCGCGGTGAATTCTATtcaaacaacaacgacgacaacgagaAGACCAAGACCTCCGTCGACGACGAGAGCAACGAGACCTCCGACAACGACGCAAAGGCAAACGCGCCCAACGACAACTGTGAGTAACTTTTTTCcgatgatttttgttaaaattccctttaatgttgaaaattgtatAGGGACGCCCCACACGAAGTCCTTCCATTGAGCAAGCACCCAGTGTTAGtaacaatattaataattccTCCAATTCTAATGAAACCGCTGACGAAACTGTATCTAATGACTTTTCTGTAACTTCTCAAGAATCGCCAAGCACAAATGCAATTTTAGATGATGATTTTGAACCGCAAACATCTGTAACCACAGACGAGACGGTTTGAATATTtcctattaaatatttgtgttcAAAATTTTGGGTTTATCGTAACtgtcgttttaaattttactctacCGGCGagaatttgaactaaaaaatattttttttgtaaatttatttttttttatataatgaaaaatttaatattttattttaattcccaATGCTAAttcattaagtttaattttttcatattaaaatttcttaaaataaaatttttattaaaatgattttgaaattGTAATTCAAATTCTCACCGCCagagtgaaatttttagaaaaaaaacgacaatacacttttttggttttgaatCAGGCATATGTGACTAACATTTCCTATTTCCATAACTAACttccttttttgcttttgaaaaaaaattttttgttcaaaatctaataaaattatctccAAAAAAATAGCGCCCTCTATCGACAACTAATGTCGTTTCAACGTCAAACTCAAATCCTGTCGTCGTTGCAAATCGTTTCGGCGATACTGATGAAGGCACAATGGTAACTAACGATCCTCCGCGACGCACTTACCCGCCTGCTTCATCTCCAACATCAGGCAGACCTTTCTTCATAAGAACTCGCCCAACTGCAAATGGACAAGATACGGAAACAACACGAAGAcccgtaagtttttttttaaatttcatttaaaataaatttttaataaaatttgtttttttttagcttttcaaCTCAAATCATTTGATCAACAACTTCTTCGTGCCCCCGAATCAACAAGGCGCTCAAGGACCTATCGCGGGAATTATCAATGCAATCGGAAACAAAGTCACAAGAACAACTGAAGCCATCGTCGGCATGATTCACAATACGGCGAGAATTATTACAGCGCATCATCAACCACcaaattatgttaattaattaaaaataagaaaaaaaaaatgaaaaaaataatttctaaagcaaaattagaagaagccatattttttaagttttggtgattaatttttaagtcattttgcgtgacaaaagttaaatatttattattatgaaattttggatATTTACggagattattaaaaaaaaagttgaaaaaataaaaaaatatagcaaaaaagtaagatattgaaaaaatcttagTTTGTAAGTGAACGAGAAAGTATAATTGtaggatttttttgtgatttgacGTCAAAAAAGACCTTCGAATTGGACAAaacgttaataaaataaaaataaattcattttaatttttaataaaaaaaaatgtaaacatcataaatcatgagaaaaaatttttcaattaatgaaGGAACAaagaggtaagatttttttaaaactttttaagttgGTTATCCTAACCAttagacaatatgggaaaataactttttttacaggtttttcttcaaaaatatattttattaaacaatttaaaaaaaagctttaaaaatgttcttctTAAGATAgccaattttaaagaaaaaaaagaaaaaaaaaaatagaaactgaattttaaaaattttttaaatttttttaaaaattatttattattcaaattattaaaaattatttaaaaaattaaaaaaaatattttaatataattttaaaaaaattatttaaaattatttaaaaaaaaaattatttaaaaaaattaaaaaaaaaatatcatttttcataagcgatggagacgccttgttattttcagtaaaaaaaatttaatgtatttttttaattcattcaatttattttaaaccgcTAACAAGATTGAATCACGAactaaaactttcaaattataaaattcaattttttttttcatatttcaagAAGTAACGAGCATTGCATACTATAAGGCCTTTGAGGGAAGATGTTTCAAATATCGTTtgatttcatctttttttgaaatttgaacaaagCTTCAGTACTTcaacttttaaacaaatattttttcaacacttGAAAATATTCTTTCGAGTTTTTTCTGTGATTTCAATTCACTTCCCATAATTTACTTCAACTTCATTAATATTGAtttgtcattaaattaatattcatttctgattatttttttgcaaaaacttttatttatggaaaattactGACTGacatgtttttataaaaaaaaaagaatttattcatgaatttatttttttttttgcactttttcatAGATCCATAAACAGATTCTCGTCAATTGTATCCAATAAATCTCGTTTGACAGGCATTGCTGTTGCCATTACAAGTCGATGTTTGTCCACAATTATCACAAAATTCCATACGAAACACCACAAGAAAGTtgcaaagataattttttttgagttcatCATTCTCTGAGAATCGagaatgttcaattttttcctgttCTTAACATTATTGTGTCAAGTTTGATTTAAATCCTCGATAGAACTGAGCCAATATCAACAAAGAACGATCGACTTTACTGACGACAATGAACTAAATGCTATAAATTAGCATTAGACACttgaaagataattaaaattgtaaatttgattttttttt
It encodes:
- the LOC134829269 gene encoding uncharacterized protein LOC134829269 isoform X3; translated protein: MKQLWTFVTTLAAVCINSVKLQEESGRTLYSARYDNLDIDTILASNRLVTNYVDCLLNKKPCPPEGKDLKRILPEALRTKCGRCSNIQKENALKVIRNLYERYPNHYNALRDKWDKTGEYHRRFLAYLDEENFNQIGGHDSFDRDQTQINSVAVNSIQTTTTTTRRPRPPSTTRATRPPTTTQRQTRPTTTRPLSTTNVVSTSNSNPVVVANRFGDTDEGTMVTNDPPRRTYPPASSPTSGRPFFIRTRPTANGQDTETTRRPLFNSNHLINNFFVPPNQQGAQGPIAGIINAIGNKVTRTTEAIVGMIHNTARIITAHHQPPNYVN
- the LOC134829269 gene encoding uncharacterized protein LOC134829269 isoform X1, whose product is MKQLWTFVTTLAAVCINSVKLQEESGRTLYSARYDNLDIDTILASNRLVTNYVDCLLNKKPCPPEGKDLKRILPEALRTKCGRCSNIQKENALKVIRNLYERYPNHYNALRDKWDKTGEYHRRFLAYLDEENFNQIGGHDSFDRDQTQINSVAVNSIQTTTTTTRRPRPPSTTRATRPPTTTQRQTRPTTTGRPTRSPSIEQAPSVSNNINNSSNSNETADETVSNDFSVTSQESPSTNAILDDDFEPQTSVTTDETRPLSTTNVVSTSNSNPVVVANRFGDTDEGTMVTNDPPRRTYPPASSPTSGRPFFIRTRPTANGQDTETTRRPLFNSNHLINNFFVPPNQQGAQGPIAGIINAIGNKVTRTTEAIVGMIHNTARIITAHHQPPNYVN
- the LOC134829269 gene encoding uncharacterized protein LOC134829269 isoform X2, which gives rise to MKQLWTFVTTLAAVCINSVKLQEESGRTLYSARYDNLDIDTILASNRLVTNYVDCLLNKKPCPPEGKDLKRILPEALRTKCGRCSNIQKENALKVIRNLYERYPNHYNALRDKWDKTGEYHRRFLAYLDEENFNQIGGHDSFDRDQTQINSVAVNSIQTTTTTTRRPRPPSTTRATRPPTTTQRQTRPTTTGRPTRSPSIEQAPSRPLSTTNVVSTSNSNPVVVANRFGDTDEGTMVTNDPPRRTYPPASSPTSGRPFFIRTRPTANGQDTETTRRPLFNSNHLINNFFVPPNQQGAQGPIAGIINAIGNKVTRTTEAIVGMIHNTARIITAHHQPPNYVN